One Candidatus Polarisedimenticolia bacterium genomic region harbors:
- a CDS encoding NAD(P)/FAD-dependent oxidoreductase — protein MATKYDAIIVGGGHNGLVNAAYLARAGKKVLVLERRHVLGGAAVTEEIFPGFKFSVCSYVVSLLRPEIIRELDLPRHGLEILPLDGTMTPMPSGDYLWRVNDHAKTMREIRRHSRADADAYEEFGKAMVAMCRFVKPILSMTPPDPTTLNPRDLMKLLFLGRRFQGLSSEDKYNQIQLMTMSAIDFLDQWFETDVLKATMSASGIIGTFLGVRSPGTAYVLLHHYMGEIDGAFRSWGFARGGTGAISNAIAMAAREAGVEIRTKAPIEKILVKHGKAMGVVLQNGDEILADVVSSSVDPNRTFLKMIDAKDLPSDFIDEVKRYKFRGSSGKVNLALDGLPDFTCIPGPGAHLRGAISISPSVEYMERAYDEAKYGAYSSRPYIDMVIPSLTDPSVAPPGKHILSCFVQYAPFKLKEGPEAWEGKREQFGDTVVDTIAQYAPNIKKIIVGRQVVTPLDLDREFGLTEGNIFQGELSLEQLFFLRPIPGWAKYRTPIKNLYMCGSATHPGGGIMGANGRIAAMEILKDWGGTP, from the coding sequence ATGGCGACCAAGTACGACGCGATCATCGTCGGGGGCGGGCACAACGGGCTGGTGAACGCCGCCTACCTGGCGCGCGCCGGCAAGAAGGTCCTGGTCCTCGAGCGCCGCCACGTCCTGGGCGGCGCCGCGGTGACCGAGGAGATCTTCCCCGGATTCAAGTTCTCGGTCTGCTCCTACGTCGTCTCGCTGCTGCGCCCGGAGATCATCCGCGAGCTCGACCTGCCGCGCCACGGCCTGGAGATCCTGCCGCTCGACGGCACGATGACGCCGATGCCGAGCGGCGACTACCTGTGGCGCGTCAACGACCACGCCAAGACGATGCGCGAGATCAGGCGCCACTCGCGCGCCGACGCCGACGCCTACGAAGAGTTCGGCAAGGCGATGGTGGCGATGTGCCGCTTCGTCAAGCCGATCCTGAGCATGACGCCGCCCGACCCGACGACGCTCAACCCGCGCGACCTGATGAAGCTTCTGTTCCTCGGCCGCCGCTTCCAGGGGCTGTCCAGCGAGGACAAGTACAACCAGATCCAGCTCATGACGATGAGCGCCATCGATTTCCTGGACCAGTGGTTCGAGACCGACGTCCTCAAGGCGACGATGTCGGCCTCGGGGATCATCGGCACGTTCCTCGGGGTGCGCTCGCCCGGCACCGCCTACGTCCTTCTGCACCACTACATGGGGGAGATCGACGGGGCGTTCCGCTCCTGGGGCTTCGCGCGGGGCGGCACCGGGGCCATCTCGAACGCCATCGCCATGGCGGCGCGCGAGGCGGGGGTGGAGATCCGCACGAAGGCCCCCATCGAGAAGATCCTGGTCAAGCACGGCAAGGCGATGGGGGTCGTCCTGCAGAACGGCGACGAGATCCTGGCCGACGTCGTGTCCTCGAGCGTCGATCCGAACCGCACGTTCCTGAAGATGATCGACGCCAAGGATCTGCCGTCCGATTTCATCGACGAGGTGAAGCGCTACAAGTTCCGCGGCTCGAGCGGCAAGGTCAACCTGGCGCTCGACGGCCTGCCCGATTTCACCTGCATCCCGGGTCCCGGGGCCCATCTCAGAGGGGCCATCTCGATCTCGCCGAGCGTCGAGTACATGGAGCGGGCGTATGACGAAGCGAAGTACGGCGCCTATTCCAGCCGCCCGTACATCGACATGGTCATCCCGTCCCTGACCGATCCGTCGGTGGCGCCGCCGGGAAAGCACATCCTCTCCTGCTTCGTGCAGTACGCCCCGTTCAAGCTGAAGGAGGGGCCCGAGGCGTGGGAGGGAAAGCGCGAGCAGTTCGGCGACACGGTCGTCGACACCATCGCGCAGTACGCCCCGAACATCAAGAAGATCATCGTCGGCCGCCAGGTCGTGACGCCCCTGGACCTCGACCGCGAGTTCGGCCTGACCGAGGGGAACATCTTCCAGGGGGAGCTGTCGCTCGAGCAGCTCTTCTTCCTGCGCCCCATCCCCGGCTGGGCGAAGTACCGGACGCCGATCAAGAACCTCTACATGTGCGGCTCGGCGACCCACCCGGGCGGCGGCATCATGGGGGCGAACGGGCGGATCGCCGCCATGGAAATCCTGAAGGACTGGGGAGGGACGCCCTAG
- a CDS encoding NAD(P)/FAD-dependent oxidoreductase: MAAKRDVVIIGGGHNGLVTAFYLARAGKKPLVLERRPVVGGAAITDEFHPGFKVPTLAHTLGPLRPDVARDMALERHGLQIIRPEVRVFAPHPDGRALFLYDDAERSAKSIATFSAKDAAKYAEFQGTLGRIGKVMAKVLEMPPPSLDHPSKGDLWSLLKVGKGLRGLGKKEMYHVLRWGPMAVADLVAEFFETELLRAVVAARGVFGAFLGPWSAGTSVMLLMRAAGDGNPAGPTLFPKGGMGAVTQAMAAAAKQAGAEIKTGAEVRQITVRDGRATGVVLASGETIDAGAVISNADPRRTLLGLVDPVHLGPEFVVRLRNYRCYGTVAKVNLALSGLPEFTSLKRPPAGSPAGNTALSGRIHIGPEIDYLERAFDDSKYGDFSKNPYLDVAIPSIADPTLAPAGKHVMSIYMQFAPFKLKTGDWDSRAEALGDTVVNTLSQYAPNLKSLILQGQVITPKGLESNYSLTSGHIFHGELALDQIFTMRPLLDWARYRTPIQSLYLCGSGTHPGTGLTGGSGANAAREILKELR; this comes from the coding sequence ATGGCCGCGAAGCGCGACGTCGTCATCATCGGTGGCGGGCACAACGGGCTGGTGACCGCCTTCTATCTCGCCCGCGCGGGCAAGAAGCCGCTCGTCCTCGAGAGGCGCCCGGTCGTCGGCGGCGCCGCCATCACCGACGAGTTCCATCCGGGATTCAAGGTGCCGACGCTGGCCCACACGCTCGGGCCGCTGCGCCCCGACGTGGCGCGCGACATGGCCCTCGAGCGCCACGGACTGCAGATCATCCGTCCCGAGGTGCGCGTCTTCGCCCCCCATCCCGACGGCCGCGCTCTCTTCCTGTACGACGACGCCGAGCGCTCGGCGAAGTCGATCGCGACCTTTTCGGCGAAGGATGCCGCGAAGTACGCCGAGTTCCAGGGGACGCTCGGCCGCATCGGCAAGGTGATGGCCAAGGTGCTCGAGATGCCCCCGCCTTCGCTCGACCATCCCTCGAAGGGGGACCTCTGGAGCCTGCTCAAGGTCGGCAAGGGCCTGCGGGGTCTCGGAAAAAAGGAGATGTACCACGTCCTGCGCTGGGGCCCGATGGCGGTCGCCGACCTGGTGGCCGAGTTCTTCGAGACCGAGCTCCTGCGCGCCGTCGTCGCCGCGCGCGGCGTCTTCGGCGCCTTCCTCGGCCCCTGGTCGGCCGGGACATCCGTCATGCTCCTGATGCGCGCCGCCGGCGACGGCAACCCCGCCGGCCCGACGCTCTTCCCGAAGGGGGGCATGGGGGCCGTCACCCAGGCGATGGCCGCCGCCGCCAAGCAGGCCGGCGCCGAGATCAAGACCGGCGCCGAGGTCCGCCAGATCACCGTCAGGGACGGCCGCGCCACGGGCGTCGTCCTCGCCTCCGGCGAGACGATCGACGCCGGCGCCGTCATCTCCAACGCCGACCCGCGCCGCACGCTCCTCGGCCTCGTCGACCCGGTCCACCTCGGCCCCGAGTTCGTCGTCCGGCTGCGCAACTACCGCTGCTACGGCACCGTCGCCAAGGTGAACCTCGCGCTGTCCGGCCTGCCGGAGTTCACCTCGCTGAAGCGCCCGCCCGCGGGCAGTCCCGCCGGCAACACCGCCCTCTCCGGCCGGATCCACATCGGCCCGGAAATCGACTACCTCGAGCGCGCCTTCGACGACTCCAAGTACGGCGACTTCTCGAAGAACCCGTACCTCGACGTCGCCATCCCGTCGATTGCCGACCCGACCCTCGCCCCGGCCGGCAAGCACGTCATGTCGATCTACATGCAGTTCGCCCCCTTCAAGCTGAAGACCGGCGACTGGGACTCGCGCGCCGAAGCCCTCGGCGACACGGTCGTGAACACCCTCTCCCAGTACGCACCCAACTTGAAGAGCCTCATCCTCCAGGGCCAGGTGATCACGCCCAAGGGTCTCGAGTCGAACTACTCCCTCACCAGCGGCCACATCTTCCACGGCGAGCTGGCGCTGGATCAGATCTTCACCATGCGTCCGCTGCTCGACTGGGCCCGCTACCGGACGCCCATCCAGTCCCTCTATCTCTGTGGGTCCGGCACGCACCCGGGAACCGGGCTCACCGGTGGCTCGGGCGCGAATGCGGCGCGCGAGATCCTCAAGGAATTAAGGTAA